One window of Desulfobaculum bizertense DSM 18034 genomic DNA carries:
- a CDS encoding MotA/TolQ/ExbB proton channel family protein — protein sequence MSCQKISRLSKLSVVVLWTLIFLLWSMSLGFCADAQDQNFTRAQKALRAQATESAQQTALGQQDIAAQKKALRADIAARRARVADLNARMKKLEKEFDGLLKKEDRLRDELAEQQDVMHAIEGTIRTSAKEADKLSQQNPISVEYPSRPVISSRLLDTDSFPGMQDIRELANLYFDEITATGEVKLRQGDFLDRNGRKATGTLLRVGRFSTSYLSDSDMGFLQPDAAGLQFSAVATEADRDAAAPMKNIQAGEIATVPVDLSGGAIFTRLAKNNDVRGWLESGGLLVWPIVLVGLAALILILERCVSLWRIHSANRSMEKELLPLLHNKDWSKCASFCETHQSSPSCRVLLGMLRVKHISREQLEDAMQEGLLHELPRLERFLPTLSVLAAIAPLLGLLGTVTGMIDTFQTITLFGAGNPRMMSGGISEALITTQLGLAVAIPIMVAHHLLERRVDALIGDMEEKGAGLALELTDTPQENTRG from the coding sequence ATGAGTTGCCAAAAAATTTCACGACTGAGCAAACTCAGCGTTGTTGTTCTGTGGACTCTGATTTTCCTGCTCTGGAGCATGAGCCTTGGCTTTTGTGCTGACGCTCAGGACCAGAATTTTACCCGCGCCCAAAAAGCCCTGCGCGCACAGGCCACAGAGTCTGCGCAGCAGACAGCTCTGGGTCAGCAGGATATTGCGGCACAAAAAAAAGCCCTGCGCGCAGACATTGCCGCTCGCAGAGCTCGTGTTGCAGACCTCAATGCCCGCATGAAAAAGCTGGAAAAAGAATTCGACGGCCTGCTCAAGAAAGAAGACCGTCTGCGTGATGAACTTGCCGAACAGCAGGATGTTATGCACGCCATTGAAGGCACCATTCGCACCAGCGCCAAAGAAGCGGACAAGCTCTCGCAGCAGAACCCTATTTCTGTAGAGTATCCGTCGCGCCCGGTTATCAGCTCCCGCCTGCTCGATACAGACAGCTTCCCCGGTATGCAGGACATTCGGGAACTGGCAAACCTGTACTTTGATGAAATCACTGCAACAGGCGAAGTGAAACTTCGGCAGGGCGACTTTCTGGACCGCAACGGCCGTAAAGCCACAGGCACGCTGCTTCGTGTTGGCCGCTTTAGCACGAGCTACCTGAGTGACTCCGACATGGGCTTTCTCCAGCCTGATGCTGCTGGTCTCCAGTTCAGCGCGGTTGCGACCGAGGCAGACCGGGACGCTGCAGCTCCCATGAAAAATATTCAGGCGGGCGAAATTGCCACTGTTCCCGTGGACCTCTCCGGGGGTGCCATATTCACCCGCCTTGCCAAGAATAACGACGTCCGGGGCTGGCTGGAATCTGGCGGACTGCTCGTCTGGCCCATTGTCCTTGTTGGACTGGCTGCCCTTATCCTCATTCTGGAACGCTGTGTTTCCTTGTGGCGCATCCACTCTGCAAACCGGAGCATGGAAAAAGAGCTGCTCCCCCTGCTCCACAATAAAGACTGGAGCAAATGCGCCAGCTTCTGCGAAACGCACCAGTCCTCGCCAAGCTGCCGGGTGCTTCTGGGCATGCTTCGCGTCAAGCACATCAGCCGTGAACAGCTCGAAGACGCCATGCAGGAAGGCCTGCTGCACGAACTTCCCCGGCTCGAACGCTTCCTGCCCACGCTTTCTGTGCTCGCTGCCATTGCCCCACTTCTGGGCCTGCTCGGCACGGTCACAGGCATGATCGACACATTCCAGACCATTACACTCTTTGGCGCAGGCAATCCCCGCATGATGTCCGGCGGTATCTCCGAGGCACTTATCACCACCCAGCTTGGTCTGGCCGTTGCCATTCCCATCATGGTGGCCCACCACCTGCTGGAACGCCGGGTTGATGCCCTTATTGGAGACATGGAAGAAAAGGGTGCAGGACTGGCCCTTGAGCTGACCGACACGCCACAGGAGAACACCCGTGGCTGA
- a CDS encoding energy transducer TonB, with product MSSPVRMLGVLALALVVNLLLFCGLPLLTQTKQAPALPRYEEPFSLATLPKPERKVRNSRRKKFEQERKKPKVIKTALPKKSIPQKTKIQPLMPRLQLDAAPPMIAAQKIDPSFFESGQASLPGLKGFELGEVDTPPRLSHPVNPVYPYDARRAGITGVVRVRFMVDEHGRVSKITILSAKPQNVFEKSVLNAVRRWRFRPGVLDGKPVPTWVEVPLRFNLNS from the coding sequence ATGAGTTCGCCTGTGCGAATGCTTGGCGTTCTGGCGCTCGCGCTCGTGGTCAACCTGCTCCTTTTTTGCGGACTGCCACTCCTGACCCAGACCAAACAGGCCCCGGCTCTTCCTCGCTATGAGGAACCGTTTAGCCTTGCGACGCTCCCCAAGCCAGAGCGGAAGGTGCGCAATTCCCGGCGAAAAAAATTCGAACAGGAGCGCAAAAAGCCCAAAGTCATCAAAACCGCCCTGCCCAAAAAAAGCATCCCGCAGAAGACAAAAATACAGCCGCTCATGCCCCGGCTCCAGCTGGATGCCGCGCCGCCCATGATTGCCGCGCAAAAAATCGACCCATCATTCTTTGAAAGCGGGCAGGCCAGTCTTCCGGGACTCAAGGGCTTTGAACTTGGAGAAGTCGACACGCCTCCACGCCTGAGCCATCCTGTCAACCCGGTGTATCCCTATGATGCACGCCGGGCAGGAATAACAGGCGTTGTCCGGGTCCGCTTCATGGTTGATGAGCATGGCCGGGTCTCCAAAATCACGATTCTTTCGGCCAAGCCCCAAAATGTCTTTGAAAAAAGCGTGCTCAATGCTGTACGCCGCTGGCGTTTTCGCCCCGGTGTGCTGGATGGCAAACCCGTCCCCACATGGGTCGAGGTGCCACTTCGCTTTAACCTGAATTCCTAG
- a CDS encoding DUF3450 domain-containing protein, giving the protein MPYTRHTGTCLSLALAAVLSLGSTAQASSAMQRTQSLVHKEISQSVAAQKRAEAWAAEKEALLANQRELAAQEDWLTFRCQKYEAYIAAQKKSIAELERRKTVFARIERELEPFLDQTATRIGQLIEHDLPFLKKEREQRLRFLQDSLNDYHLPLSEKLRRVMEALQVEAEYGHGLSATETLQDIDGAKRQGTLLRLGRVAQFFRSADGTLSCVWDKTSSSWEKLDTDAARSVQQGIDIAMRRRPAGLLLLPLGVTE; this is encoded by the coding sequence ATGCCATACACACGACACACCGGAACCTGCCTCAGCCTTGCCCTTGCCGCAGTGCTGAGCCTTGGGTCCACCGCACAGGCCAGCTCTGCCATGCAGCGCACCCAGTCGCTTGTGCACAAAGAAATTTCACAGTCCGTTGCTGCCCAAAAACGTGCCGAAGCATGGGCGGCAGAAAAAGAAGCCCTCCTTGCGAACCAGCGCGAACTGGCGGCGCAGGAAGACTGGCTCACGTTTCGCTGCCAAAAATATGAAGCCTACATTGCCGCGCAGAAAAAAAGCATTGCTGAGCTGGAACGCCGCAAAACCGTATTTGCCCGCATTGAGCGCGAGCTGGAGCCTTTTCTGGACCAGACCGCCACGCGCATTGGGCAGCTGATTGAACACGACCTGCCCTTTTTGAAAAAAGAACGGGAACAGCGTCTGCGCTTTTTGCAGGACTCCCTGAATGACTACCACCTGCCGCTGAGTGAAAAACTTCGCCGGGTGATGGAAGCTCTTCAGGTTGAGGCTGAATACGGTCACGGACTGAGTGCCACAGAGACACTTCAGGACATTGATGGCGCCAAGCGACAGGGCACCCTGCTTCGTCTTGGCCGCGTAGCCCAGTTCTTCCGCAGTGCAGACGGAACTCTCTCCTGCGTCTGGGACAAGACCAGCTCCAGCTGGGAAAAACTCGATACCGACGCCGCCCGTTCCGTCCAGCAGGGCATAGACATTGCCATGCGCCGCCGCCCGGCAGGACTGCTTCTTCTTCCTCTTGGAGTGACCGAATGA
- a CDS encoding MotA/TolQ/ExbB proton channel family protein: MAELWTGLCDFLRAGGPVMIPLGMVSLALWWIALWKIFELERIQREELPLEQYGALRGGAESQCSAWQETILKGWRKGKSENPKRNRRLLDTLRQIEERKAERLSSTVYVLAAIAPLLGLFGTVSGMIETFQAITLFGTGNARAMAGGISAALITTQTGLVVAVPGLLAANMIQRRTRDLRERMERFCLRLARDSFSVETA, encoded by the coding sequence GTGGCTGAGCTGTGGACAGGCCTGTGTGACTTTCTCCGCGCTGGCGGACCGGTCATGATTCCTCTGGGTATGGTCTCCCTTGCCCTGTGGTGGATTGCGCTCTGGAAAATATTTGAGCTGGAGCGCATTCAGCGGGAGGAATTGCCCCTTGAACAGTATGGGGCACTTCGGGGCGGAGCAGAATCCCAGTGCAGCGCATGGCAGGAGACAATTCTGAAAGGATGGCGCAAAGGAAAAAGCGAGAACCCCAAGCGCAACAGGCGCCTGCTTGATACTCTGCGCCAGATTGAGGAACGCAAGGCCGAGCGCCTCTCGTCCACAGTGTACGTGCTCGCCGCCATCGCCCCACTCCTTGGACTCTTTGGAACGGTTTCCGGAATGATTGAAACCTTTCAGGCGATTACGCTCTTTGGCACAGGCAACGCACGGGCAATGGCTGGCGGCATTTCCGCAGCACTCATCACCACCCAGACCGGGCTGGTCGTTGCTGTTCCGGGACTCTTGGCAGCCAACATGATTCAGCGCCGCACCCGAGATCTGCGGGAACGGATGGAACGTTTTTGTCTTCGCCTTGCGCGGGACTCTTTTTCTGTGGAGACCGCATGA
- a CDS encoding ExbD/TolR family protein: protein MKSLRYSRRRRRSGVELNMAPLIDMIFILLIFFLVTTNFVRESGVDVKRPTAQTAVSKSKAGMVIGVTSEGLVYIGGRTVDVRLVRARVERFLAETPGGGVVIAADRESRTGTVIQVLDACRLAGAKNVSVAARRAE, encoded by the coding sequence ATGAAAAGCTTACGATACAGCCGAAGGCGGCGCCGCTCTGGTGTAGAGCTGAACATGGCCCCGCTTATCGACATGATTTTTATTCTGCTCATCTTCTTTCTGGTCACGACAAACTTTGTTCGGGAGTCTGGCGTAGACGTCAAACGCCCCACAGCACAGACTGCCGTCTCCAAAAGCAAGGCGGGCATGGTCATTGGCGTCACCAGCGAAGGGCTGGTCTACATTGGCGGCCGGACTGTAGACGTCCGTCTTGTCCGGGCACGCGTTGAGCGCTTTTTGGCCGAAACGCCCGGCGGCGGCGTCGTGATTGCCGCAGATCGGGAAAGCCGAACCGGCACAGTGATTCAGGTGCTCGATGCCTGCCGTCTGGCCGGAGCAAAAAACGTCAGCGTTGCCGCAAGGAGAGCTGAATGA